A window of Streptomyces sp. NBC_01689 genomic DNA:
AGGTCGACGACCCGACGATCCCGGGGGACCTGCTGGCCAAGGTAGAACAGGGCCGCCGGGCCACCTACGTGGCGGACCGCCCCAACGGCGTGCCGGACATATGGGCGGCCGTCCCTCTCAAGGACGGCCGCGTCCTCTCGCTCCACACCGGGTTCACGGACCGCAACACCGACGTCATGAAGGACCTCGACCAGGCACTGATCATCGGTTCGATCGCGGTCGTCTTCGGCGGCAGCGCCCTCGGCGTGCTGATCGGCGGTCAGTTGTCGCGCCGGCTGCGCAAGGCCGCGGCCGCCGCGAACCAGGTCGCCAAGGGTGACACCGACGTCCGGGTACGGGAGGCGATCGGCGGGGTCGTGCGCGACGAGACCGACGATCTGGCGCGGGCGGTGGACGCCATGGCGGACGCGCTCCAGCAGCGCATCGAGGCCGAGCGCCGGGTGACCGCCGACATCGCGCACGAGCTGCGCACACCGGTCACGGGACTGCTGACCGCGGCCGAACTGCTGCCCCCCGGCCGCCCCACGGAGCTCGTCCGGGACCGGGCGCAGGCCATGCGCACGCTCGTCGAGGACGTCCTGGAGGTGGCCCGGCTTGACGGTGCCTCCGAGCGGGCCGAGTTGCAGGACATCATGCTCGGCGAGTTCGTCGCGCGCCGGGTGGCCGCCAAGGACCCCGACATCGACGTACGCGTGATCCACGAGTCGGAGGTCACCACCGATCCGCGGCGCCTGGAACGGGTTCTGTTCAACCTGCTGGCCAACGCGGCACGGCACGGCAAGCCGCCGATCGAGGTCTCCGTGGAGGGCCGCGTCATCCGTGTCCGCGACCACGGTCCCGGGTTCCCCGAGGAACTCCTCGCCGACGGCCCCAGCCGCTTCCGCACCGGCAGCAGCGACCGTTCGGGCCACGGCCACGGGCTGGGTCTGACCATCGCGGCGGGTCAGGCGCGGGTGCTCGGCGCGCGGCTGACCTTCCGCAACATCCGGCCCGCCGGCGCCCCGGTGCACGTGGCCGCGGAGGGCGCGGTCGCGGTGCTGTGGCTGCCGGAGCACGCACCCACGAACACGGGCAGCTTCCCTCTGCTGCCGGCGTGAGGAACGGGGTCGTGGGCCGGCGGGCGCGTGTGCGGGGGAACTTACGGGCCCACGGGCCCACGGACTGTGAACGACCTGCGTGACCTACGGGCCGTGAACGACCCGCGGCACAGGAGAAGGCCCCCGGGGCGGACACGCCGGGGGCCTTCGGAACGAGCGGGATCAGACGGTTTCCGCCAGGGTCTGCACCGGCGGCGCGGCGTCGGCCTCGGCCGACTTGCCGGGCGCTCCGGCGCCCCGCAGCGGGACCTCCTTCACGAACACCGCCGCGACCAGGGCGCCCAGGGCCACCACGGAGCCCAGCAGGAACGCGGAGTGCGTGCCGGAGGACACCGCGAACTGGTAGGCCTCACGCGCCGCGGCCGGCAGCTTGGCGAGGCTGGCCGCGTCGAGCTGCGCGGACTGCTCGGTCATCTTGGAGCCCAGCGCCCCGGCCCGCTCCGCCATCACGTCCTGGACGCGGTGGTTGAAGAGCGCGCCCATGATCGCGACGCCGAAGGACGAGCCGAGCGTACGGAAGAGGGTCGTCGACGAGGACGCGACGCCCATGTCCTTCATCTCGACGCTGTTCTGTGCCACCAGCATCGTGATCTGCATCAGGCAGCCCATGCCCAGGCCGAGCACGGCCATGTAGAGGCCCGAGGTCAGCCGGGTGGTCTCGGTGTCCATCCGCGAGAGCAGGAACAGGCCCACCGCCATCAGCACGCTGCCGACGACCGGGAACGCCTTGTAGCGGCCGCTGCTGGTGGTGACCCGTCCGGCGACCATCGAGGTGACCAGCATCGCGCCGAGCATCGGCAGGAGCAGCAGGCCGGAGTTGGTCGCGGACGCGCCCTGCACCGACTGCTGGTACAGCGGAAGGAAGAGCACCGCGCCGAACATCACGAAGCCGGTGATGAAGCCGATGACGGACATCAGCGTGAAGTTGCGGTTGCGGAAGATGTGCAGCGGCAGGATCGGCGACGCGGCCTTGGTCTGCACGAAGACGAAGCCGACGAGCGCCGCGACCCCGATGCCGATGAGCTCCATGATCCGGGCGGAGCCCCAGGCGTACTCGCTGCCGCCCCAGGTGGTGACGAGCACGATGGACGAGATGCCGATGGTCAGCAGCCCCGCACCGAGATAGTCGATCTTCGCCTCGACCCGCTTCTTCGGCAGGTGCAGCACGGCGCTGACGGCCAGCAGCGCGACGATGCCGAGCGGCAGGTTGATGTAGAAGGACCAGCGCCAGCCCCAGTGGTCCGTGATGGAGCCGCCGACCAGCGGTCCGGCGATCATGGCGAGCGCCATGATGCCCGCCATCATGCCCTGGTACTTGCCCCGCTCACGGGGCGGGATGAGGTCTCCGATGATCGCCATGACACCGACCATCAGGCCGCCCGCGCCGAGACCCTGGACGGCACGGAAGCCGATCAGCTGTCCCATGTCCTGTGCCATGCCGCTGAGCGCGGAACCGACGAGGAAGATCACGATCGAGGTCATGAAGGCGCCCTTGCGCCCGTACATGTCGCCGAGCTTGCCCCAGATCGGGGTCGACGCGGCGGTCGCGAGCGTGTACGCGGTGACGACCCAGGACAGGTGCTCCAGACCGCCGAGCTCGCCGACGATCGTCGGCATCGCCGTGCCCACGATCATGTTGTCGAGCATGGCGAGGAGCATCGCGATCATGAGCGCGAGCAGCACGACCCGTACGCTGCGAGGTTGCTTCTCGGTCTCTACGACCGCTTCCGTGTTGTCCGCCATCATTCCCACTCCCCTGGGTCCCGCTGGACGCCCGCTGGTGTCGGGGCGACTGCCCCCGGCTTGCCACTTACTTGCCGACCGGCAAGTTGACTACACTGAGGGAAAGTAGACCCCTAACTAGCCGGGCGTCAAGTAAGTTTTCCTGGATTTGCCCGCGGGGCGGCACGTACGTTTTCTCAAGGAGTGCGAGGAGTACGACGATGGGCGGCGACACCATGGACGGCACCAAGCGACAGCGCCGCGGGGACACCCGCCAGCGCATCCAGGACGTGGCCCTCGAACTCTTCTCCGAGCACGGCTACGAGAAGACCTCGCTGCGCGAGATCGCGGAGCACCTGGACGTCACCAAGGCGGCGCTGTACTACCACTTCAAGACCAAGGAAGACATCCTCAAGAGCCTCTTCCAAGATCTGTCCAGGCCCATGGACGAGCTGATCGAGTGGGGGCGGCAGCAGCCGCGCACGCTGGCGACGAAGCAGGAGATCCTGCACCGCTACAGCAACGCCCTCGCGGACGCGGCCCCGCTCTTCCGCTTCATGCAGGAGAACCAGGCCGCCGTCCGTGAGCTGCGCACCGGCGAGGACTTCAAGGACCGCATGCTCCGCATGATCGATCTGCTCAAGGAGCCGGACGCGGACCTGACGAACCAGGTCCGCTGCATCAGCGCGCTGTTCTCGATGCACGCGGGGATGTTCATGCTGAAGGACGTCGAAGGCGACCCCGAGGAGAAGCGCAAGGCCATCCTGGAGGTCGCCGTCGATCTGGTGACGCAGGCGCACAGCGGGCCTGTCGCCCCGTGAACCGTCACGCCTTCGAGGTCACACCCGGGGGTGCTTAGACCGTCACACCCTTGGAGCGCAGGAACGCGACCGGGTCGACGGCCGAGCCGTAGTTCGGGGTCGTACGGATCTCGAAGTGCAGGTGCGGCCCGCTGGAGTTCCCGGTGTTGCCCGACAGCGCTATGTGCTGACCGGTGGCGACGACCTGGCCTATCCGTACGTCGATACGGGAGAGGTGGGCGTACTGCGAGTACACGCCGTTGGCGTGCTTGATGACGATGGCGTTGCCGTACGCGGGACCGTCACCGGCGCCGTTGCCGCCGGCCTTGACGACCGTGCCGCCGTGCGCGGCGGACACGTCGGTGCCCTGCGGGACCGCGAAGTCCTGGCCGGAGTGCTTGTGGGCCCACATGCCGCCGGCCTGGTTGAAGGTGGCGGACAGGGTGTACTTCTTCACCGGGTCGATCCAGGACGCGGCCTTCTTGGCGGCGGCGTGCTCGGTCTTCGCGGCGGCCTTGGCCTGGGCGGCGGCCTGGGTCTGCAGGACACCGGCCGTCGTGCTGGTCGCGGCGCTGTCCAGGGTGCTGGCGGACGCGATCCCGGCGCCCAGCACGACCGAGGCACCCACCGAGGCGGCGAGGACGGCCGTCCGGCTACGCAGCAGGGACGTACGGGACTGACGGGACGTGACACGCTTCGACATCTGAACCTCGTGGAGACGGGGACGGGGGGCTTGAACCCATCCGGAGCACGGTCGCTGCCGGAGGGGGCCATCCCTTGGTAACCCGGACCCCGGCGAATCCCCAAAGCCCCCTTCTACGACGCTAGGTCGTACTTGACCCCGAAACGACCGACTCCTTGACAGACGCTACGTCCTGGCATGATTCGTCCGTTTTCTACGGAAGAAGTGAGGTTTAACCCCACTTCCGGCCCCGTACGACACGGCGGGAGCGGCCTCCCGGCGCGCCGCCACACCCACCCCTCGGACCCCTGTGGGAGCCCAACCCGAAAAGTCCGTTTTGCCCCCATGGACTTCTCCACTAACCTCCCTAGTACGGGACAAATCGCCTGTGCGTCATGTCACCGCGGAGGCACCTGCGGAGCCTTGCCCGCCCCCTCTCCCGACCTCCCGCGCACCTCCGTTCCGAGGCGGTCAGGGCACCCGGCGGGGGCGGTGGGGAGGGGTGTTTTCGCACGGGACGTGCACCGGGGCACACACTCCGCGCACGGTGCCCGCCTCGCGTGCGGGCCGTGGCCACGCGGGGCCGACGGGTCGCGCACGCTTCCGTGTGGGGCTCGCGCGGGCGCGGTTCCGCACACGAACCTGGCCGGGCGCCGCGCAGCCTCGCGCGCGGACGGCAGGGGCTCCGGCGGAGGCCGATCGTCGCCCGCACCGCCGCCGCGGTCGCCCGTCGAGGACATCGGCCCGCCACCGCCCGCGACCGCGCCGCTCACCGTGGAGCACGGGGCGCCGAAGTACCCCGTCCGGCACCCGACCACCGGGTGCCGAACTCCCCTCTCGGCGCCTGGCCGCCGGCCGCCTGTTCCCGCGAGGAGACCGCCGCGGGCCAGGAGCACCCCGGAAAGTACGGCGCCCGCGCCCACGAGACGCTGCACGCGCGGGCCCATGGACCCGCCCGGCGCCTGGCCGCCGGCCGCCTGTTCCGGCGAGGGGACCGCAGCGGTCGAGGAGCACCTCGGGGAGCGCGGCGCCCGCGCCGACGAGACGCTGCACGCGCGGGCCGTCGACCCGCCCCGCCCAGCACACGGCCGCCGCGTGCCGAAGGCCCGCCCGGCGCCTGGCCGCCGGCCGCCTGCTCCGGCGAGGGGACCGCCGCGGACCAGGAGCACCTCGGGGAGCGCGGCGCCCGCGCCGACGAGACGCTGCACGCGCGGGCCGTCGACCCGCCCCGCCCCGCCGCGCCGCCTCCCGCAGGGTCGCGCCCGGACGCGGGCACTCCACCCAGCGGCGTGACGCATGCGCCATGCCTCGGCGTCGCGCCGCCTCGCACCACGTCACACACGGCCGCCCGCCGATCCGGGGCCGGGACACGGGCCCGAACGGCACGCGAAAGGGGCTGCCCCGGGACCGAAGTCCCGGGGCAGCCCCTTCTCTTGTACCGCGGCGAGCCCGGAGGGCTACGCCTCCTTGCTCAGGTTGGGACCGGCCCCACCCGCGGCCTGCTCGATCGGCGGGACGTCGGGCAGTGCCGACTTCTCCTCACCGCGGAAGGTGAAGGTCGCGGTGTCGCCCTCGCCCTCCGTGTCGACGACCACGATGTGCCCGGGACGCAGCTCGCCGAAGAGGATCTTCTCCGACAGCGTGTCCTCGATCTCGCGCTGGATCGTGCGACGC
This region includes:
- a CDS encoding TetR/AcrR family transcriptional regulator: MDGTKRQRRGDTRQRIQDVALELFSEHGYEKTSLREIAEHLDVTKAALYYHFKTKEDILKSLFQDLSRPMDELIEWGRQQPRTLATKQEILHRYSNALADAAPLFRFMQENQAAVRELRTGEDFKDRMLRMIDLLKEPDADLTNQVRCISALFSMHAGMFMLKDVEGDPEEKRKAILEVAVDLVTQAHSGPVAP
- a CDS encoding M23 family metallopeptidase, translated to MSKRVTSRQSRTSLLRSRTAVLAASVGASVVLGAGIASASTLDSAATSTTAGVLQTQAAAQAKAAAKTEHAAAKKAASWIDPVKKYTLSATFNQAGGMWAHKHSGQDFAVPQGTDVSAAHGGTVVKAGGNGAGDGPAYGNAIVIKHANGVYSQYAHLSRIDVRIGQVVATGQHIALSGNTGNSSGPHLHFEIRTTPNYGSAVDPVAFLRSKGVTV
- a CDS encoding MDR family MFS transporter, which codes for MADNTEAVVETEKQPRSVRVVLLALMIAMLLAMLDNMIVGTAMPTIVGELGGLEHLSWVVTAYTLATAASTPIWGKLGDMYGRKGAFMTSIVIFLVGSALSGMAQDMGQLIGFRAVQGLGAGGLMVGVMAIIGDLIPPRERGKYQGMMAGIMALAMIAGPLVGGSITDHWGWRWSFYINLPLGIVALLAVSAVLHLPKKRVEAKIDYLGAGLLTIGISSIVLVTTWGGSEYAWGSARIMELIGIGVAALVGFVFVQTKAASPILPLHIFRNRNFTLMSVIGFITGFVMFGAVLFLPLYQQSVQGASATNSGLLLLPMLGAMLVTSMVAGRVTTSSGRYKAFPVVGSVLMAVGLFLLSRMDTETTRLTSGLYMAVLGLGMGCLMQITMLVAQNSVEMKDMGVASSSTTLFRTLGSSFGVAIMGALFNHRVQDVMAERAGALGSKMTEQSAQLDAASLAKLPAAAREAYQFAVSSGTHSAFLLGSVVALGALVAAVFVKEVPLRGAGAPGKSAEADAAPPVQTLAETV
- the cseC gene encoding two-component system sensor histidine kinase CseC; the protein is MRTGIRWKLSAAIALVGALVAVALSLVVHNAARVSMLDNSRDLADERIQVAQRMYESGRTQSFGVKVDDPTIPGDLLAKVEQGRRATYVADRPNGVPDIWAAVPLKDGRVLSLHTGFTDRNTDVMKDLDQALIIGSIAVVFGGSALGVLIGGQLSRRLRKAAAAANQVAKGDTDVRVREAIGGVVRDETDDLARAVDAMADALQQRIEAERRVTADIAHELRTPVTGLLTAAELLPPGRPTELVRDRAQAMRTLVEDVLEVARLDGASERAELQDIMLGEFVARRVAAKDPDIDVRVIHESEVTTDPRRLERVLFNLLANAARHGKPPIEVSVEGRVIRVRDHGPGFPEELLADGPSRFRTGSSDRSGHGHGLGLTIAAGQARVLGARLTFRNIRPAGAPVHVAAEGAVAVLWLPEHAPTNTGSFPLLPA